From a single Glycine soja cultivar W05 chromosome 19, ASM419377v2, whole genome shotgun sequence genomic region:
- the LOC114400827 gene encoding alpha-L-arabinofuranosidase 1-like: MAYCSLKVLFGVVLYAFAFQHCYADANSTLIVNAASNNATARQIPNTFLGVFVEEINHAGAGGLWAELVINRGFEAGGPNNALNVYNWSIIGDESSISVSISRTSCFERNKAALQMEVYCGAHKPCPYGVGISNPGYWGMNIEQGKRYKVVYHVKSERKFDFQLSFTGVDVIKVASSRRHVYGDGKWKRVETIVEAKTTNHYSSLQITTTREGSYLLDQVSVMPLDTYMGHGFRNDLFQMVADLKPKFLRFPGGCYVEGNYLRNRFQWKDTIGPWEERPGHLGDVWNYWSDDGIGFFEYLLLAEDLGALPIWVFNAGFGLNDEIDTSSIESYVQDALDGIEFARGSPTSQWGSVRAAMGHPTPFDLRYVAVGNENCWQTYFNYQGNYLKFYEAIKAAYPDIQIISNCDASRKPLNHPADLFDFHTYPSSNDMFSLFTKFDNTSRSGPKAFVSEYAVKSDAANGNLLAAVAEAAFLIGLEKNSDIVEMVSYAPLFLNINDKRWIPDAIVFDSYQVYGTPSYWVQKLFIESSGATFIDSTLSTTSSNKLAASVIIWQDSSDKKNYLRIKAVNFGAAAESLDIDLSGLDSNVQQYGSTITVLTSTNVMDENSFLEPKKVVPQTSPLEIDDKHLIVLLPSYSVISLDFLI, translated from the exons atgGCGTATTGTTCTCTCAAGGTTTTGTTTGGTGTTGTGCTCTATGCCTTTGCGTTCCAACATTGCTACGCTGATGCAAACTCAACACTGATTGTAAATGCTGCTTCCAATAATGCAACTGCAAGGCAAATTCCTAACACTTTTCTTGGAGTATTCGTTGAG GAGATTAATCATGCTGGCGCAGGGGGACTGTGGGCTGAACTTGTTATCAATAGAG GCTTTGAAGCTGGAGGCCCAAACAATGCCTTAAATGTTTATAATTGGTCTATTATTGGAGATGAATCATCCATTTCGGTATCAATTAGCCGTACCTCTTGCTTTGAGCGCAATAAAGCTGCATTGCAAATGGAGGTGTATTGTGGTGCTCACAAACCTTGCCCATATGGTGTTGGTATCTCTAACCCTGGTTATTGGGGCATG AATATTGAGCAAGGGAAGAGGTATAAGGTGGTCTATCATGTTAAATCAGAAAGAAAGTTTGATTTTCAACTGTCATTCACGGGTGTTGATGTTATAAAAGTGGCATCTAGTAGAAG ACATGTTTATGGAGATGGAAAATGGAAAAGGGTGGAGACAATAGTGGAAGCAAAAACTACTAATCACTATTCAAGTCTTCAAATAACCACAACAAGAGAAGGGAGTTACTTGTTAGACCAAGTGTCAGTTATGCCATTGGACACTTACATG GGTCATGGCTTCCGAAATGACCTTTTTCAAATGGTGGCAgatttgaaaccaaaatttctCAGATTTCCAG GTGGTTGTTATGTTGAAGGAAATTATCTGAGAAACCGATTTCAATGGAAAGATACTATTGGACCATGGGAGGAGAGACCTGGGCACCTTGGTGATGTTTGGAACTATTGGAGTGATGATGGAATTGGTTTTTTTGAGTATCTCCTG CTAGCAGAGGACCTTGGGGCATTGCCGATATGGGTGTTTAACGCTG GTTTCGGCCTTAATGATGAAATTGATACATCATCCATAGAATCCTATGTGCAA GACGCCCTCGATGGCATTGAATTTGCAAGAGGCTCTCCTACATCACAATGGGGTTCTGTTAGAGCTGCAATGGGACATCCTACCCCATTTGACTTGAGATATGTTGCTGTTGGAAATGAAAATTGTTGgcaaacttattttaattatcaag gAAACTACCTTAAGTTCTATGAGGCTATAAAAGCTGCCTACCCAGATATTCAAATTATCTCAAATTGTGATGCTTCCAGAAAACCATTAAATCACCCGGCTGATTTGTTCGATTTTCAT acATATCCAAGCTCCAATGACATGTTTTCTCTGTTTACTAAGTTCGACAACACATCACGATCTGGTCCAAAG GCTTTTGTTAGTGAATACGCTGTGAAAAGTGATGCTGCAAACGGAAATCTCTTGGCTGCTGTGGCTGAAGCCGCATTTCTTATTGGACTAGAAAAGAACAG TGATATTGTGGAGATGGTTTCTTATGCACCacttttcttaaatataaatgACAAGAG ATGGATTCCCGATGCAATTGTGTTCGACTCTTATCAGGTTTATGGAACTCCTAGCTATTGGGTGCAGAAACTTTTTATTGAATCCAGTGGAGCAACATTTATTGACTCGACACTCAGTACAACTTCATCTAATAAACTTGCTGCATCTGTAATTATTTGGCAAGATTCTTCAGATAAGAAAAATTACCTAAGAATAAAG GCAGTAAACTTTGGAGCAGCCGCTGAGAGTCTTGACATTGATTTAAGTGGGTTGGACTCAAATGTGCAACAATATGGTTCTACAATAACAGTGCTTACATCAACCAACGTAATGGATGAAAATTCATTCTTGGAGCCGAAGAAG GTGGTGCCACAAACAAGTCCATTGGAGATTGATGACAAACACCTGATTGTTCTTCTCCCTTCCTATTCAGTGATATCATTggattttttaatatga
- the LOC114398443 gene encoding E3 ubiquitin-protein ligase At4g11680-like yields the protein MDQQQRHVSSGTTNPVAVLRFSTGRAFPFARLIAASRRRLFLSDCADHRSDDDGDSDADAGECAYSRAVLVLDMVWNLAFVVAAAGVLLSTLRERPATPLRLWLCGYAFECVLHMAFVYFEFRTRIRDSFSHTTYSIVKKLEPMNTLASSVWWVFGFYWIVVGGQALLEDSPHLYWLTVVFLAFDVFFIIFCIGMACIVFFALFCIIPIIALAYAMRIREGASEEDIRSLPMYRFSLSNSLVMVDDNKKQLVKVRVDSCNGSHMSELSLHPDDSECCICLCPYVEGEELYRLPCTHHFHCGCISRWLRTKATCPLCKFNILRGDTLV from the exons atGGACCAACAGCAGCGCCACGTCAGCAGCGGAACTACTAATCCTGTGGCCGTGCTCCGCTTCTCCACGGGGCGCGCCTTCCCCTTCGCACGCCTCATCGCCGCCTCCCGCCGCCGCCTATTCCTCTCCGACTGCGCCGACCACCGATCGGACGACGACGGAGACAGCGACGCCGACGCCGGCGAGTGCGCGTACTCGCGCGCGGTGCTGGTGCTCGACATGGTGTGGAACCTCGCCTTCGTCGTCGCCGCCGCCGGCGTCCTCCTCTCCACGCTCCGAGAGCGGCCAGCGACGCCGCTGAGGCTCTGGCTCTGCGGCTACGCCTTCGAGTGCGTCCTTCACATGGCGTTCGTGTACTTCGAATTCCGAACCAGAATTCGCGATTCCTTCTCTCACACTACCTATAG cattGTGAAGAAGCTAGAGCCTATGAACACTCTGGCATCATCTGTTTGGTGGGTGTTTGGATTTTATTGGATTGTTGTGGGTGGCCAAGCACTTTTGGAAGATTCTCCACATCTCTACTG GTTAACAGTGGTCTTTCTAGCCTTTGacgtattttttattatcttttgcaTTGGGATGGCATGTATAGTTTTCTTTGCTCTCTTCTGCATCATCCCAATAATAGCATTAGCTTATGCTATGAGAATCAGAGAAGGTGCATCAGAAGAAGATATCAGGTCACTTCCTATGTATAGGTTTAGCCTGTCAAATTCATTGGTGATGGTTGATGACAACAAGAAGCAACTTGTTAAAGTAAGAGTAGATTCATGCAATGGAAGCCATATGAGTGAACTTTCTCTCCATCCAGATGATTCT GAATGCTGTATCTGTCTGTGTCCATATGTTGAAGGAGAAGAACTGTATCGCCTTCCCTGTACACACCATTTTCATTGTGGATGCATCAGCCGTTGGCTTCGGACAAAAGCTACTTGCCCGCTGTGCAAATTTAATATCCTTAGAGGTGATACATTGGTTTGA
- the LOC114399237 gene encoding 50S ribosomal protein 5, chloroplastic-like → MALSFNSLTLSPLFSSSSTFALPTTAASRVHVILPPKPLNGVRFSAPKRRTDAVVVSAAAEDSISPPVPPAESEKENVSVEKLPLESKLKEREEQKLRMKLAKKIRLRRKRLLRKRRLRKKGRWPPSKMKKLKNV, encoded by the exons atggcTCTTTCTTTCAATTCCCTCACACTCTCCCCATTATTCTCCTCTTCTTCCACTTTTGCTCTTCCCACCACCGCTG CTTCAAGAGTACACGTGATTCTGCCCCCGAAGCCCTTGAACGGTGTTCGATTCTCCGCACCCAAAAGGAGGACTGACGCGGTGGTCGTCTCCGCCGCCGCCGAGGACTCGATTTCGCCGCCGGTTCCTCCGGCGGAGAGCGAGAAAGAGAATGTTTCCGTGGAGAAGCTTCCGTTGGAGTCGAAGTTGAAGGAGAGAGAGGAGCAGAAGCTGAGGATGAAGCTGGCGAAGAAGATAAGGTTGAGACGGAAAAGGCTTCTTCGTAAACGCAGGTTGAGAAAGAAGGGTAGATGGCCACCTTCCAAGATGAAGAAGTTGAAGAATGTATGA